From the Desulfuromonas thiophila genome, the window CGCCGCTGCTGCATTTGCTGGAACAGCCGCTGTCACGCCCGGAATTGCTTCAGCGGCTGGCGGCCACGGCCGGGTATTATGTACCGGCGCTGCCGCCGGCGGTCGCGGTGGAACGCCAGTGGCTGACCGATCTCGATGCCAGCGATTGTCGCAGCCATATCCGCACGACGCATACCGCCTTTGGTGACATGCATCTGGTCGAGGTTTCGCGTGGTTGCGCGCGGGGCTGCCGTTTTTGTGCCACTGGTTTTGTCTATCTGCCGGCCCGGGCCAAGTCGCCGCAACGGGTCTGCGCCCAGGCACAGGAGGCGCTGGAGCAGGATCGCTGTATCGGACTGGTCGGCGCCTCGGTTTCCGATTATCCCCAACTGGCCGAGCTGACCGGCAGCATCGGTGCGGCCGGCGGGCGTTATTCCCTGGCCAGTCTCCGCATCGACAGCCTTGATGTGGCGCAGGTGCGTCATCTTAAGGACAGTGGCCAGAAAACCCTGGCCCTGGCGCCCGAAGCCGGCAGCCAGCGTCTGCGCGATGTGATCAACAAGCATTTGAGCGAAGAACAGATTCTTGCGGCCGTTGCCCTGCTGGCGCGGGAGGGAATCGAAAATCTCAAACTGTATTTTCTGATTGGCCTGCCAACGGAGACGGCGGCCGATATCGAGGAGATGATTGCTCTGCTGCAGCGTGTTTGCGCCCTGTGGCAACAGCTGCAGCGCCCGCGCGGTCATCTTGGCACCATCATCCTGTCGGTCAACCCCTTCGTGCCCAAGGCACAGACGCCGTTTCAATGGCATGCCATGATGACGCCGGCCCAGCTTAAAAAGCAGCTGGAACCCTTGCGGCGCTTTGTCGGTCGCCAGGCCAACCTGCAGTTGCAGGTTGAATCGCTGCGCGCTGCCGAATTGCAGGCCTTTTTGTCCCGTGCCGATCAGGGGGGGGCGGCGGCCATTGTCGATCTGGCGGCGGGGACCAATCTCAAAACCGCCTGTCGCACCCATGCCATCGATCTGACCGCGCTGCTCTACCAGAATCGCGCCTACGATGACCCCCTGCCGTGGGACCGGATCGCCAGCGGGGTGCGCAAGGACTATCTGTGGCGGGAATATCAGTACGCCCTGGCTGGTCAGTCGTCGCCGACCTGTTTCGACGGTTGCCAGGGTTGCGGTGTCTGTGCTGTCCCGTCTTCACGTTCCCGTTAAGGAGGAATCCTCATGAAACAGTCGCTCGGAGCCAAGCCCATTGCCTACCCGACCCCGGTGTTTCTGGTCGGCAGCTACGATGCCGATGGCCGCGCCAACATGATGAATGCCGCCTGGGGCGGTATCTGCTGTTCAGTGCCACCCTGCGTCATGGTGGCCATCCGCGAGGAACGCCACAGCTATCAGGCCATCATCGACCGCAAGGCCTTTACCATCAATATCCCGTCGCGCGAGCTGGTGGTCGAGGCCGACTACTTCGGCATTGCTTCCGGTCGCAACCAGGACAAGCTGGCTGTCGCGGGCTTGACGGTGGAGCGGTCGGAGTTGGTCGATGCACCGCTGCTCTGTGCCGCACCGCTGGTGCTGGAATGCCGGCTGCTGTCAACGCAGCAACTGGGCAGTCACAGTCTGTTTGTTGGCGAGATCTGCGATGTCAAGGTGGAGTCGTCCTGCCTTGATCGTGCCGGCTTGCCGGATGCCCGCAAGATCGATCCGCTGGTGTTCGCGCCGGGCAACAGTGCCTATTTCGCTCTGGGTGACTGTGTGGCTCAGGCGTTTGCAGCTGGCAAGAAGCTAATGCCCTAGGCGCATGACCGCACAGTGCCGGGCAAAAGCCGGACTGGGACGGACTGAGCTGGGACACAGGATAACCAAAGGCTGGCCCCCTCCAGACACCAACGCCCCCGCAAGCACGTTTGCGGGGGCGTTGGTGTTTTTTATTTGGGCTGGTGGTTAGAGCAGCAGCATCCGCCCGTCTGGAACCCGGCCGCCGACCTCGCCGATATGGCTGGCCTGGTCGCCGGCGGCCTGCAGGGCAGCGATCAGGGCGTCCAGGCGCTCGGCGGCAACGGCGATCAGCAGGCCACCGGAGGTTTGGGGGTCGCTGAGCAGATCGAGCAGGATCGGATCGGTCTGATGGCACTGCAGGCGTGCGCCATAATGCTGACGATTGCGATGACTGCCGGCCGGCACCAAGCCCATTTCAGCCATGGCACGGGCCTGGGAATAGCTGGGCAGCCGTTCGCCCTGCAAGCGCAGTTCAACCTGACTGGCCTGGGCCATTTCCAGGCCGTGGCCGAGCAGGCCGAAACCGGTGATATCGGTGCAGGCCCGTACGCCGACACGGAGCATGGCTTCGGCGGCGTAGCGGTTGAGGCGTGCCATGCCGGTCAGGGCGTCCTGCAGCTCGGCGGCAGTCAGAACCGCGCCCTTCAGGGCCGTGGTCAGCAGGCCAGTGCCGAGCGGTTTGGTGAGCACCAGCTGGTCGCCGGGCTGGCAGCCAAGGGTGGTGACGAGTCGATCGGGATGGGCGATGCCGGTCACGGCCAGGCCGTATTTGGGTTCCTCGTCCTCAATGGAGTGGCCGCCGACCAGTGTGGCGCCGGCCTCGTGGATCTTGTCGATACCACCGCGCAGAATACGCTCCAGCACCGCGCTGTCGAGACAGGCCGGGAAGGCCACCAGGTTCATGGCGGTCAGCGGCCGGCCACCCATGGCGAAGATATCGGACAGGGCGTTGGCGGCGGCGATGGCGCCGAACAGGTAAGGGTCGTCGACCACCGGGGTAAAGAAGTCGACCGATTGCAGCAGCACCAGCTCGTCGCTGAGGCGGTAGATTCCGGCGTCAGCGCAGGGGATGTCGCGCGAAAGCAGATTGGGGTCGTTGTTGTCGGGCAGCTGACTCAGAACCTGAGCCAGGGTCGCGGGACCGAGTTTGGCCGCTCAGCCGGCGCTGCGGGCCAGCCGGGTCAGGGCCGGGTGGGTGCCTGTCATGAGCTGTTTTCCTCCGTTGGTGCCAGGCTGGCTGGCGGCGTCAGGGCGGCGGCAGCGCTGGCGGGCAGATGCCAGGGTCGCCGGCTGTCGCCTTGCCGCAGGCAGAATTTGCGTTCGTCGAAATGCTCCAGCAGCGCCTGTACCGGTTTGCGCGCGCTGCCAAGCAGATCGCGGTACTGGGCCAGGGTCAGACTGTCGTGCTGGCGGAAATGGTCAAGCAGAACCGTCAGGGCCTGAAGGTAGCTGTCACGGTGAAAATAGGTGTCGTCGTTCAGGCGGATCAGCTCACCGCGGTAGAACAGATAACCGAGCAGAGCATCGGCCTCGTCATCACTGATGGCGGCCTGGGCCAGCATGTCACGCCGGCCGCTGGCCTGCACACCGGCCTGGCCGTAGACTTGCAGTAGCCGATCAAGCTGGCGCTGCTGGGCGGCCGAGGGCTGCGGCACAAAGTCTGGCAGTTGCACCCACTCGCCGCAGCGCTGCAGGCCGGCCTGGTACAGCAACTGGTCGAACGCCTTGAGGTTGAGGGCCGCTGGCAGGCTGGCCTTGAGAGGGGCGTGGCCCATGCCGGGCAGCAGTGGTTGCTGGCGGTGAAAGGTTTCGACCTGCTGGCGCAGTCGCTGGTGCCACAGCTGAACCGTGCTCTGGCTGGCCCACTGGTCGGCCAGAGCCACCACGGCACCGTTGTTTTGCAACTGCTGCAGCAGCAGGCCGATGCGTTCACGGCTCAGACCGCTGAGCTGCTCCAGATCCTTGACGCGGGCCACCTGCAGGTCGTTGAGTTTCTGCAGCACAAAGGTGCCCTCGCCCGATTCGAGTTCTTTCAGTGCCTGCAGCACCTGGGGGCGGAAGCGTTTGTGCTTGACCGGGCGGGGATCGATCACCAGACCGCCGCCGATGGTGGTCATGGGCGAGTAGGAGCGGATGATGAAGCGATCCTGGCGGTGGGCCACCAGCGGCCGGTCGAGATGAAACTGTACCAGGGCGCTTTCACCGGGCTTGAGTTCGTCGCGGTCGAGCAGGGCCACCAGGCCGACCACATGGGCGGTGCCGAGGTAAAAATGGACCGGATCACGGAAACGGACCGGACGCGGCGCCTCGGCCAGCAGGGTCAGGCGGGCATCCAGCCGGCTGGTCTGTTCGAACACCCCGGGCGTCGCAATCACGGCGCCGCGTTGCAGTTGCTCGCGTTCGAGGCCGGCCAGGTTGAGCGCGACGCGCTGGCCACAGAGGGCAACGGTCTGACGCTGACCATGGACCTGCACATCGCGGACGCGCACACGCTCGCCGGCAGGCAGTACCTCCACCAGGTCGCCGGTGGCGACCCGACCCGACAGCAGGGTGCCGGTAACCACGGTACCGAAGCCGGCGACACTGAAATGACGGTCGACGGGCAGGCGCATGGGGCCGTCGGCGTCGCGCGGCCGCAGTTCGGCGGCGCAGGCGGCCAGAGTGGCGCGCAGCTGCGGCAGTCCCTCACCGGTCAGGGCGCTGACGCGGCACAGGGGCGCCTTGGCCAGGAAGGTGCCGGACAGGGTTTCGCGGATTTCCTCCTCGACGATGTCGGCCCAGTCCGGTTCGACCAGATCCATCTTGGTCAGTACGATAATGCCGCGCTGAATCTGCAGCAGTTCCAGGATGTTGAGGTGTTCGCGGGTCTGCGGCATGACGCCTTCGTTGGCGTCGATCACCAGCATGACCAGATCAATGCCGCCGATACCGGCCAACATGTTGTTGATAAAGCGTTCGTGGCCGGGCACATCGATGACGCCGGCCTCGATGTCGCCGGGCAGACGGAAACAGGCAAAGCCCAGATCGATGGAGATGCCGCGCTGCTGTTCCTCCTTGAGGCGGTCGGTTTCCATGCCGGTGAGGGCGCGGATGAGCTGGGTCTTGCCGTGGTCGACATGGCCGGCGGTACCGATAATCAGATGGCGGATTGTGGCTGTGGTCATGAAACATCCGTTGGGGCGAAAGCGTTGGCGACGGTGGCCGATTGGAGGGCTTGACACAGGGCTTGCAGCAAGGCGGTTTCCTCGTCGACGGCGATGCAGCGCAGGTTGAGCAGCACGGCGGCGTCCTGCAGACGGCCAACCACCGCCGGAGTGCCGTCGCGCAGGCGGCGGGCCAGTTCGGCGGCGCTCTGCTGCAGCGGCTGCAGGGCCAGGGCGCAGCCGGGCAACTCGGTGAGGGGCAGGGCGCCGCCGCCGACGCAGGCACAGGCTTCCACCAGTTGCAGGCGGGCCTGGTCGGCTGGCAGGCTGCGCCGCAAACGGCGCAGAAAACGCTGGCTGCGCTGACGTAGCTGTTCGGCGGGCAGGTTGAGCATGCGCAGCACCGGAATGTCGTGCAGGGCCTGTTCGCGGTCGAGATAGGCGAACAGGGTGGCCTCCAGTGCCGCCAGGGTCAGCTTGTCGATACGCAGGGCGCGGGCCAGCGGATGATGGCGGATCTTGTCGATGGCCCAGCGCTTGCCGACAATCAGTCCGGCTTGCGGGCCACCGAGCAGCTTGTCGCCGCTGAAGGTCAGTACGTCGATGCCGGCCGCTACCGCCTCCTGCACCGTCGGCTCGCGCGGCAGGCCGAACGGCGACAGGTCGAGCAGCATGCCGCTGCCGAGATCCTCCATCACCGGAATACCGTGCTGCCGTCCGAGACCGACCAGTTCAGTCGCCTCGACAGACTGACTGAAGCCGACGATGCGGTAGTTGCTGGTATGGACCTTCAGCAGCAACCCGGTGTGCTCGCCGATGGCGCTCTGATAATCACGCAGATGGGTTTTGTTGGTGGTGCCTACCTCGCGCAGCCGCACACCGCCGGCTTCCATGACATCGGGAATCCGGAAGGCGCCGCCAATTTCAACCAGCTCGCCCCGCGACACCAGCGCCTCGCGGCCCTGGGCCAAGGCGGTCAGCGCCAGCAAAACGGCGCCGGCATTGTTGTTGACCACGGCGGCGGCCTCGGCGCCGGTGAGCTGACACAACAGCTGGTCGATATGGCTGTAGCGGTGGCCGCGTGTGCCGCTGGTCAGATCCAGCTCCAGATTGGAATAGCCCTTGGCCACCTCGGTGATGGCCTGCAGGGCCTGGGCGCTTAAGGGGGCCCGGCCGAGATTGGTGTGTAGCAGGGTGCCGCTGGCGTTGAGCACCCGTCGCAAGGATGGTCGGCAGCGCTGGTCGATCAGCCGCAGCAGCCGGTCAGCCAGTTCGTTATCGGTGGGCAGTGCGCCAGCTGCGGCGGTCAGCAGCTGGCGGCGCAGATCGGCGACCAGTTGCTGGGCAGCGCCCCGCTTGAGAACATGAGGAGCCGGATGGCTGGCGACAGCCGCCAGGCCAAGCAGCCGGTCGATGGCGGGCAGCTGGCGTAGCAACTGCTGACTGGATTCAGACATGGGACTCCCGCAACGCACCTTGCGGTGCATTTTTTTGACGGATATTGAAGGCGCCGTGAGCGGCAAATGTTTGCAATCCTTGGGGCGTCTGACGTATCTTGGACGCGCCCGTTACTATGCCTGCTGGCGCGCGGAAATGCAAGGCGTCCGGGGGTAGGGTGGGCTTGGTGCTGGCCAGGTGGGCGTCTGCCGAGGTGGGCGTGGTCATGAAGCCGGCTTTTCATGTTAAGGAACAAAGCCTATGGGAATGGAATCCGCGGAGCAGACGCCGGCCGTACTCGGTCAGGTGTATGATCGCCTGATCGGCTGTGTCGGCGAGGCGTTTTTTGCCGCCTTGCTGACGGAACTGGCACAGGCCGCCCGGGCCGATTACGCCTTTGTCGGGGAATTCTCCCCGACCGACCGGACCATGATTCAGACCGAGGCGGTTTATGCCGAAGGCCAGATCATCGACAATATCCTGTTCCCCCTGCAAAACACCCCCTGCGATGTCGTGCTGCGCGAGGGACTGTGTTATTACCCGCGCGATGTCATCAAACTTTTTCCTCTCGATCACCTTGCCATCCAGATGGAGGTCGACAGCTATATCGGCATTCCGCTGGTCAACTCGCATGGTCAGGTCATGGGGCCCCTGGCGGTGTTCAGCCGTAAACCGCTGGAAAATATCGGTCTGATCAAGACGGCCATGCGCATGTTCGCCCTGCGCGCCGCCGCCGAACTGGAACGGCTCAAGATCGAGCGCCAGCGGCAGGAGGAGCTGCATTTTCTGCAGAGTCTGCTGGATGCTCTGCCCAACCCGACCTTTTACAAGGATACGGCTGGCCGCTATCTCGGCTGCAACGAGGGCTATGCCCGCCTGATCGGCCGCCGCCGTGACGAGATTCTGTGCTGTCAGGCCCGTGAGCTGCATGCCAGCGAACGGGCCGAGGTGGCTGCCCGCGAGGACGCACGGGTATTTGCCAGCGGGCAGCCACGTACCTACGAAAGCACCCTCGATTGCAACGACGGCAGTCGCCGGCGGGTGCTGTTCAACAAGGCGCCCTTTTTTGACCGCCAGGGGCAGCTGGCCGGTCTGGTCGGTACCATTCAGGACATCACCCGCCTCAAGCAGATGGAAGCCGCCATTCAGACCCTGGTGGAAGGCACCCTGGGTTACACTGGCAGCGCCTGTTACCGGCGGGTGGCCGAACAGTTGTGCAGCTGGTTTGATGCCGACTGTGCCATTGTCGGCTGCCTGCGCAGCAGCGGCCAGATTCATTCGCTGGCCACGCGCCAGGATGGCGTTTTGCTGGGTGAGTACGATTTCGACCCGACCAATACCCCCTGTCAGCATGTGATGCGTGAGGGCATGTTCATGGTCAGCGAGGGATTGCTGCAACGCTTCCCCCACACGCCGCTGGTGGTCAACCTGCAGGCTCAGGGTTATGTCGGAGCCCCGGTGCGCGGCCGCGACGGCAAGGTGATCGGCGTGTTGAGTGTGCTGTCGCGCAAGCGCATCGAAACGCTGGAACGGGCCGAGGACGTGCTGGCCATCATGGCGGCACGGGTCAGCGCCGAAATCGAGCGCGAGCGCTCGGAACAGCAGCTGCAAGAGAATCGCAACCATCTCGAATATCTGGTCTATCACGACGCCCTGACCGAGCTGCCCAACCGTCAGCTGTTCCGCGACCGGCTGCAGCACGCCATCTCCATGGCCCGCCTGGCCCAGCACCGCGTCGGTGTGCTGTTTCTCGATATCGACCGTTTCAAGAAGATCAACGACAGCCTGGGCCACGAAACCGGCGACCGGGTGCTGTGCGAGGTGTCCCGCCGGCTGCTGCTCTGTGCCCGTGATGCCGACACGGTGGCGCGCCTGTCGGGCGACGAGTTCGCCCTGATCATCGACCAGATCGTACACGATGAGAACGTCATTCTGGTGGCTCAGGAGGTCAGCCGCGCCCTGGCCCTGCCGATTGAGGTGGACGATTTCCGGTTGTTTGTCACCGCCAGTATCGGCATCAGCATGTATCCGCAGGACGGCCGCGATGTGGTGTCGCTGCTCAAGGCCGCCGATGCCGCCATGTTCCAGGCCAAGGAACTTGGCCGTGATACCTACCGTTTCTACACCCCGGGCCTCAACGAGCGGGCCAGCACCCTGCTGTTGATGGAAGGGGCGCTGCGTCAGGCGGTTGACCAGAACAACCTGGTGGTTTACTACCAGCCGCAGGTGGAGCTGACCAGCGGTCGCGTGGTCGGCGTCGAGGCGCTGCTGCGCTGGCGGCATCCGCAGCAGGGCATGATTTCGCCGGCGGAGTTCATCCCCCTGGCCGAGGAAACCGGCCTGATCGTTTCCATCGGGGAATGGGCCCTGCTGCAGGCCTGCCGGCAGGGCTGTCTGTGGCACCAGACGGGTTATGCGCCGTTGCGGGTGGCGGTCAATATCTCGGCACGCCAGTTCCGCCAGAGCGATCTGGTGGCCATGGTCCGCCGGGTGCTGCGGGAAACCGGCTTCGATGGTCGCCACCTGGAACTGGAACTGACCGAAAGCCTGCTGATGGACGATGTCGATGGCGCCATCGCCACCATGACCCAGCTCAGCCAGCTGGGCGTGCGGCTGTCCATCGACGATTTCGGCACCGGCTATTCCTCGCTGGCCTACCTCAAACGGTTCCCCATCAATTATCTCAAGATCGACCGCTCCTTTGTCCGCGATATCATGGACGACCCGAATGACGCGGCCATTGCCGCCACCATTATCGACCTGGCTCGCAACATGAATCTGCATGTTATTGCCGAAGGTATTGAACTGGAGGCGCAGCGTGTCTTTTTGCAGCAAAAAGGTTGTCGCTACGGCAAGGGCTACCTGTTCAGTCAGCCCTTGCCGGCCGATCAGTTGACACTGCTGCTGGCCCGCCAGCCCGCTGAGCGGCCCTGAAAGGATTGGCCATGGACGATCTGCAGCAGGCCCTGCTGGCCGAATTCCTGGCGGAGAACGCCGAGGCGCTGCGGCATATCGAAACCGGCCTGCTGCAGCTCGAACGTCAGCCGCGTCAGCAGGCCGTGCTGCATGAGGTGTTCCGTGCCATGCACACGGTCAAGGGCAACTGTCAGATGCTTGGTTTTGCGGCGCTGCAGCAGGTGGCGCATGGTGCCGAAACGGTCCTCGAAGCGGTGCGCGACGGTCAGCGGCAGGCCGAAACCTCTCTGTTCAGTCTGCTGCTCGAAGGTGTCGATCTGCTGCGCCAGGGGCTTTCGGCCATTGCCGGGCAGGGGCCGGAACCCGACGGCCAACCCTGGCTGCAGCGGCTGGCGCAAACGGAAACAGCGCCTTCATCTGCTGGCTGTGGCGGTTCGCCAGCGCCGGCGCTGGCGCCGGCCGAGCCGCTGGAGGAGGGTTTTGTCCGCCTGCCGGTACGTCAGCTGGATGATTTTCTCAATACCCTAAGTGGTATCAGCGCTGAACTGGGGCTGTTACGCCAGCGCTGCGCCGGTTCGCAGGCTGTGCTGGCGACGGCGCTGGAAGAAGCCGGCGAGCGCATCCTGCGGCTGCAAGACGAGGTCTTGTCGTGCCGTCTTGAACCCATCGGTCAGATCTGGCAGCCCTATCAGCGTCTGGTGCGCGATCTGGCGCTGCAGACCGGCAAACGGGTGCTGCTGACTCTGGAGGGTGAACAGACCCGGGTGGATCGGGCCATTCTGATGGCGCTGAAGGACCCTCTCGGCCATCTGTTGCGCAACGCGGTCGATCATGGGCTGGAAACGCCGGCCGAGCGGCAGGCGGCCGGCAAGCCGGTGGTGGGGCAGCTGCAGCTGCAGGCCTGGCACGAGCAGGGCCAGGTGGTGGTGGAACTGCGCGACGATGGCTGCGGCCTTGATCTGGCGAAGATTCGTGCCACGGCCCAGCAGCGGCGATTGCTGGAACCGGAGGCTCTGGCACGGCTGGACGAAGCCGCCTTGCAGCAGCTCATCTTTTTGCCGGGCTTCTCCACTCGCGAAGTGGTCAGTACCCTGTCGGGCCGGGGCGCTGGTCTGGATGTGGTGAAAACGGCACTGGAGCAGGTGGGCGGGCAGGTGCTGGTCGAGAGTCAGGCCGGGCAGGGTTGCTGCTTTCGGCTGCTGTTCCCGCGCACCATGGCCCTGGTAGCGACCCTGCTGGTGCGGGTGGCATCGACACTCTATGCCCTGCCTCAGGCCCAGGTGGTCGAGGTGCTGTCGCTGGATGGTCCACAGGCCCGTCGCCAGTGGCGCAGTCAGCTGGGGCGGCCAGCGCTGAACTATCGCCAGCAGTGTCTCGAACTCTGCTCGCTGGCTGCTGGCGGCGGTGTGGCCGTGCCGGCTGAGGGGCGGACGGAACTGGTGGTGGTGCAGCTGGGGGCGGAGCGGCTGGCTGTGCAGGTGGATCAGGTACTGGGGAGCGAGCAGCTGGTTATCAAGCCCCTTCATCGGTTGCTGCGGGGGATCACGCGGCTGTCTGGCAGTGCGGTGCTGGCCGATGGCCGTATTGTCTTTTTGCTTGATCTGGCGGTGGTGCGACGTCAGGCCCGCGCGGCTACGACCACCTGATTGCGGCCCTGGCGCTTGGCCTGGTAGAGGGCGCGGTCGGCCTGTTCCAGCAGCTGTTCGATGCTGGGACACAGCGTCCCGTCCACCTGAGCGACTCCGATACTGACCTGCAGCGCTACAGGCTGCTGGTCAAGCAGAACGGGATGACGGGGCAGCAGATGGCACAGCCGCTCGGCCAGCTCACGGGCCCCGCTCAGGTCGGTTTCCGGCAGCAGGGCGGCAAACTCCTCGCCACCGATGCGGGCAAAGATATCCTCCTGGCGGAACTGGGCCTGAAACAGCCGCACCAGATGGCGCAGGGCGCGATCACCGGCGATGTGACCAAAGCGGTCGTTCACCTGCTTGAAATGGTCGATATCGAACAGCAGCAGGGAAAAGGGCCGCTCGTGGCGGCGCCAGCGGTGCCGTTCCAGCTCGGCCATCTTCAGCAGATAGCGGCGGTTGAAGGCGCCGGTGAGGAAGTCGCTGTTGGAGCTGGCTTCGAGTTCGCGGTAGGCCAGCGACAGGCGCAGCAGGTTGCTGACACGGGCTTGCACAATCACCGGATTGAAGGGTTTTTTGATGTAGTCAAGGGCCCCCAGCCGCAGACCCTGGGCCTCCTCCTCTTCGCGGCACAGGGCCGTGACGAAGAGGATCGGAATCTGTCGGTCCGTACCCCTGTCGTGCAGCTGCGGGAAGAGCTCGAAGCCGTTGGTGTCCGGCAGCAGGATGTCGAGCAGGATCAGATCGACGGCCAGGGTCTGGATAATATCAAGGGCCTCGGCGCCGCTGGTGGCGAAACACAGGCGGGCCGTGCCCTGGAGGATCTGCGCCAAACTGTGGATGTTCGCCGGTTCGTCCTCGACGATCAGAATGGTGGGGCGATCGGTGCAGGCCATATCAGAGCCTCCTTTCGCTGTGCAGCCAATGCCGCAGCTGGCGGCTTGCGGTGGCAAAATCCAGCCGCAGCAATGCCGCTTCAACCGTGGCGGCTTCGTTCAGCCAGGCTTCTGGCAGGTTGGGCCGCAGGCGCTGCCACAGGGGCAGGGCAGCCAGGTCGCGCTGCTCCAGCAGGCTGAGCAAAGCCGCCAGATCGTTGTCGCAGGCAGCGGGCTTGGCGGGAGGCTGTGCGGCTGGTGCCTGTACCGGGCAATCCTGCATCAGCCGATGCACGCGGCGGAGCTGGCGCCGAACCTCCTGCCAGTCCGTTTGGGTCAACCTTGGCTGTGTTTCCAGTTGGGCGATCCGTTGGGGCAGCGCCGTGGCTCCCAGGGTGGCGCTGGTGCCCTTGAGGCTGTGAAGCCAGGCCCGCTGGGCGGCCAGGGGTTGGCATTGCAGCTGCGGCCAGTCGATGGCGTCATCCGCATGACTTTGCAGAAAGTGCGCGATCATCTGCTGTAGCAGCCCGGCATCGTTGCCGAACCGTTGAATGGCGGCGGCTGGATTCCACAGCGGCTCGGCCGCTTCAGGCGATGCTGTGGCGACAGGCTGGGGTGCGCTGGTGGCGCGCCCCAGCAGCTGCTGTATTCGTTGCAGCAGTTGTTCGGCGTCGAAGGGCTTGGCCAGATGCTCATTCATGCCGGCGGCCAGGCAGCGGTGCCGCTCCTCGGCCATGGCGTGGGCGGTCAGGGCAAGGATCGGGCCGCGATAGTTGTAGGGCGCGGCCCGTAACGCCCGGCTGGTGGCGTAGCCGTCGAGACCGGGCATCTGGATGTCCATCAGAATCAGATCGGTGGCGGCGCGGCTGGTTTCAGGGCGCAGCCGTTCAAGGGTCTGATAACCGTCGTTGACCAGTTCTACCTCGGCACCGAAGCGCTGCAGCAGCCGCTGGACGATTTCGCGGTTGACGGCGTTGTCTTCAACGACCATCACCCGTACGCCTTGCAGGGGCAGGGCCTCGTTGGTTGCCCTTGGTTTCCCGGCTGCCGCCGACTCGGCCAGGGCCACTGTTTCCAGCGGCAGATGCAGGCAGAAGCAGCTGCCCTCGCCTTTGCGGCTGGAGACACTCAGCTGGCCACCGAGCAGCCGGCTGAGGCGCTCGCTGATGACCAGGCCCAGGCCGGTACCGCCGTAGTGCCGGCTGGTAGAACTGTCAGCCTGGCTGAAGGGCTGAAACAGGCGGGATTGCTCCTCGGTGGACAGGCCGATGCCGGTATCGCGGACGGAAAACTGGAGCTCGGCGCTGGCGCCGGGCAAAAGGGCGACGGCCATGACGACCGTGCCCGCGGAGGTGAACTTCACCGCGTTGCTGACCAGATTGATGAGGATCTGCTGCAGCCGCAGCGGATCGGTGCGGATGCCGGCTGGTATTTCGGGCGGACAATGCCAGCTCAGCTGCAACCCCTTCTCCTGTGCCTGATCGACGAACAGCGCCACTACCTGGTGCAGCAGGGCGCGCAGATCGCAGTCCTGCCGCTCGACCTGCATCATGCCGGCCTCGATCTTGGAAAAATCCAGCACATCGTTGATTACCGCCAGCAGCAGTTGTCCTGCCTGTTCAATTTTCGCCAGACTGTCGTGCAGCCTGACGGCATCGTTTTCATCGCGGGCCAGTCGCGACAGACCGAGAATGGCGTTGAGGGGGGTGCGGATTTCGTGGCTGATGTTGGCCAGAAACAGACTCTTGGCGGCATTGGCCCGCTCGGCCTCCTGCCGCGCGGCCGTGGCCTGTCGGCGCTGCTGTTCCAGCGCCGCCGCCTGTTGGCGCAGTTGCTGTTCACGTTCGAAGGCGCTGCTGATGTTCTCAATGGCGATCAGGCAGTGGCGCGCGCCGCTTTGGCCGGGCAGAGCGAGGATACGGATCAGCTGTTGCAGCGGCTGGCGCTG encodes:
- a CDS encoding ATP-binding protein is translated as MNPHLALQCLAYCPAGLIVLDEHRHIQLWNRWLEQASGIPEASALARPLAELLDLATDSRLFEAIDLALGKGLPSILSPKLNPLPLPLYQLDGSGQRQPLQQLIRILALPGQSGARHCLIAIENISSAFEREQQLRQQAAALEQQRRQATAARQEAERANAAKSLFLANISHEIRTPLNAILGLSRLARDENDAVRLHDSLAKIEQAGQLLLAVINDVLDFSKIEAGMMQVERQDCDLRALLHQVVALFVDQAQEKGLQLSWHCPPEIPAGIRTDPLRLQQILINLVSNAVKFTSAGTVVMAVALLPGASAELQFSVRDTGIGLSTEEQSRLFQPFSQADSSTSRHYGGTGLGLVISERLSRLLGGQLSVSSRKGEGSCFCLHLPLETVALAESAAAGKPRATNEALPLQGVRVMVVEDNAVNREIVQRLLQRFGAEVELVNDGYQTLERLRPETSRAATDLILMDIQMPGLDGYATSRALRAAPYNYRGPILALTAHAMAEERHRCLAAGMNEHLAKPFDAEQLLQRIQQLLGRATSAPQPVATASPEAAEPLWNPAAAIQRFGNDAGLLQQMIAHFLQSHADDAIDWPQLQCQPLAAQRAWLHSLKGTSATLGATALPQRIAQLETQPRLTQTDWQEVRRQLRRVHRLMQDCPVQAPAAQPPAKPAACDNDLAALLSLLEQRDLAALPLWQRLRPNLPEAWLNEAATVEAALLRLDFATASRQLRHWLHSERRL